A region of the Gopherus evgoodei ecotype Sinaloan lineage chromosome 15, rGopEvg1_v1.p, whole genome shotgun sequence genome:
cacgtggaTAGTCCCATgtgacttaagcatgtgtttaattgcttttctggatcagggcctaCCTCTAAGTGGATAAAGGAAAGATGAAAGAGTTAAGGGCTCACTAACTGGTGTCAGTTACTGGTAACCCTAAGTGTGGGGAACCACACTAGCTGCAAATGAACTGTACCAAAGCCTAGTACTAATAGAAGTGTGTTCACAACATTTAAAAACtgctattttgtttcattttaaagatTCTGCTGCAGGGTTTGCAACCCAAATATTGCATCGCTGTGCTAGTGCATAAGAACCAGAGAGCAAAACAGACTGGACACAAAAGTAGAGAGAGGCCTGAAATACACAGGTGATGTTCATATCAGGATTTTGAAACTCTCACCCCTcgataaacaaaaccaaaaggaTGGTCCACTGGTGAGTGCACTAACCTCAAACTGGGGAGACATGGGTTCAAGTCCTtactctaccacagacttcctgtgacctTCGGCAAATCAGTTAGCCTTTCTGGCCTCTGTTCCTCTCTGGGGATAATAGTGCTTCTGTATCTCCTGGGGGtgttgtgaagcactcagatactgtggtaataggAGTCATGTTAAGTAACTTAGGTTGTTCTGATCCgtatttttcatttcaacttAGAAATAAAGCACGAGTCAGATCTGCATCTGGATTCGATAACATCCTTATCCTAAAGTTCAGCTGTAGGGTTTTCAGTCAGGCCTATCTCTGCACAAAAGCAATGCTGACCAGTTGGCAGAAGCTGGTGCAAAAAGCTAACTGCATCAACGGTGAAAAGTAATTCAGACATTTAAAACTATTTCAGTTTAATAATCTGAGGGGCTGTCAGCAACACCTACCTGTTGGATGAAATTAAGGCTCCAatgagcaaagcatttaagcatatgcttaaatcacTGAGATTTAAACAGGTACCTAaagttaagtgttttgctgaatctccTTCACACTTTAACTTTTGGGGTGTATTGAATCCCCCATCCCTCTGAACAGTTCTGGTGGAATACCTTATAAAGATGTGATACATCTTGGTTGTGTGGGTGTATAAACTGAGTGGTTCAAAGAACCTGATGTGGGCATATCTGGTATTCAGTGAGCGCATCTTAGAATGTAGTGTTGGGTTTATAAAATGGttgtttcactttaaaaaaagaaatagttaGTTTTTAGGGGAAAAATCACAGTTTGGTATACAGATAATAGTCCCTTGTATACTGCATGCTTTCACAAGAGTTTAAAGTCAGagtaacattttccaaagtgcctaagttccattttcagaagtgacttagatACCCAGGAACCAAAATTCCAAGAgatgtaggctcctaagtgcttaaaccacttttgaaaatgggactttggctcttattcacttaggcacttttagAAATTTTACTCCAAATCTTAACCAAAGACAATACCATTCACCTTTATAACATCCTGATGGGGCACTgaccagttctctctctctctctctctctctctctgtgtgtgtgtgtgtgtgtgtgtgtgtgtgtgtgtgtgtgtgtgtgtgtgtgtgtgtgtgtgtgtgtgtgtgtgtgtgtgtctctctctctctctctctttctctctctctctcttttctagtGGACTGGCAAGATCTCTAACTATCAGTCCCCTTCCCACTTATGCAAAAGTCCTACAAAGTTTAACAGAAAATGCTAACCTTTCTGTGagctattttaaaaatcaccCAAATAACTTTAATAAGGAATTATAGCTCTGGTTTGGAATCCTGTagtatgtttttgtttgtttgaaaaaggaGGATCTCCGTCTCTATTAAGCTCTAACGTTTTAACAGCACTCTGCATAGAAACCAGGGGGTTCATCCCCATTAGTTTCTACCggcctcttctttttctttttcttttctttttttttcctatttatatttacaaaaagaGCCTTATTCAAAAGGGGGTTTTTGAAGTCCTTTAAAGCCAGATCACGTTTGGAGGGTTACAAGGAAGGGGATGATGGAAAGATAAGGATCTACAACTCCAGTGATGCCGTGTGTTTGTTTTTCACGCGGATAGCGCTTTCTGAAGAGCCCTCAGCACCCCCTTTGCTCTCACACACGCTCTCCAGGGCGGGGCTCGCCTCCTGCCTAGAGACACAATCGCTCCGTGCAGCCAGCAGAGGGCTCGCTCCTCCCGGCTAATTAGCAAGCAGGAGCCAGGCGACCCAGCTCCAGCACTTAGGCAGAGGTGTCTGCAGAGCCCCTGTCGGGCTAGAAGCCAGCACGAGTTAGCGCTTCATAGGAATTACATCACAGGCCCATGTgtggagctgggcaaataacCCCCCAGCTGCCAGGTAGCTGGGGGGGGGATAAAGAGAGAAGCACCGTGCACAAGAAGGGACTCCCGGAGAGCTGCAGCGCTCTGGCCCGGAGGGCGAGCTATAAAGGCACCGTTCACACTCCCACCCCGTCCCTCCTCCGCTcgccaccctgcagcccccagccctagGGGGAGGCCTCCATAAAAGACccctggctggtgcctggagtcgctgCTTTTCCTGTGTAGccgcggggaggggagagggagctagCTCCATCCCCACCTCCGAGAGGAGCATCTCCCCAGGCGCCGCGGGAGGCATGTGAGCGGCAGCTTGGCGAGGCAGAGGCAGCGGTGGCCCGTGCTCGCAGCAACTGGTGGGGTGTAGCGGGGGGGAGCCAAGCTCGTCTGGACttttgcggggggtgggggttgtgcgtgtgtgtgtttttaaggggggtggggtgggttagGCGAGAGAGTCGGTGGTTTCCATGGTGATGGAGCTGAAAGTGCAGGAAATTTAAAGGCTTTGGATCCTTGCAAAGCAGACAAACTGGTGCCAACGTGCGTGGCGGCTGCTGCTGAGGAGGAGCAGGCTGCTTTGCAAGCTGAGCCTGCGGAAAGGAACTGGGGGACGAATCTGCACACAcaccaacacccccccccccagccgtcTCCCGCCCGCACgctctgggaaagggggagcAGCAGCGGAAAGGAGCATTTGCCACCCGAAAAACGGCTGGCTCGCTCCCTCCCTgggaaggaaaagcagcaggaggaTTTCGCCAAGGCTCCTCCAGGAGAAGAATCCGCTGGAGAGGGGAGTTGCCGAGGGAGGGGGCTTTGCTCCTGGCTTCTTGGGGTGCAGCCTTTGGGGGCGGCCGGGGCGGATTCCCCCGAAAGACAAACTGCTTGGATAAAGCCCGTacaagttgttggttttttttctgatGCATTTGCTTGCACCTTCTTCCTCTGCTGTCTGGTgaacccaaccccctccccctcccgcccttccCGAGGATGGATCATTCCCAGTGCCTTGTGACTATTTACGCCTTGGTGGTTCTGCTGGGTCTCCGGATAGAGGAAGGCGCTGGCCAGCATTACCTCCACATCCGCCCGGCGCCCAGCGACAACTTGCCCTTGGTGGATCTAATCGAGCACCCGGACCCTATCTTTGACCCCAAGGAGAAGGATCTTAACGAGACCTTGCTGCGGAGCCTCATGGGCGGCCACTTCGACCCTAACTTTATGGCTGTCTCCTTGCCCGAGGACCGGCTAGGGGTGGACGACCTGGGCGAGCTGGACTTGCTGCTCAGGCAGAGACCCTCGGGGGCGATGCCCAGCGACATCAAAGGGCTGGAGTTTTACGAGGGGCTGCAGCCGGGCAAAAAGCACAGGCTGAGCAAAAAGCTACGCAGGAAGCTGCAGATGTGGCTGTGGTCCCAGACCTTCTGCCCAGTCCTCTACACGTGGACCGACCTTGGCAGCCGCTTTTGGCCCCGCTATGTCAAAGTGGGCAGCTGCTACAGTAAAAGGTCTTGTTCGGTCCCAGAAGGCATGCTTTGCAAGCCTGCCAAGTCGGTGCATTTAACGATCCTGAGGTGGCGATGCCAGCGCCGGGGGGGGCAGAGGTGCACATGGATACCCATTCAGTACCCCATCATTTCGGAGTGCAAATGCTCCTGCTAGGACTTGCACTTAACCCCTCCCGCCCCCCGAAACCGGATTCCCCTGGTGAACTTTGCTGCCCAtccatccattaaaaaaaaaagacaattgcTTTCTGGTTAACGTTGTAATGCACTGTAACGTGTAGGagaatgtatatgtgtgtgtatatatggcaCCGTTTTAATTTACTATTAAAAGGTCAGTATTATACGTGAAATAATCCGCGCCTACTGTATTTTTAAGACTATTATTCTGGTCGTTGctaatgtatctttttatttCTTGTATTTATATGCCGGACACAGAGAGAGATCGCTTTGCTTTGGCGAAGCgcggttttttgttgttttttgttgtttttttaaaataaaaggatttaaaaaccaaaccaaacttttgCTGAGAAGACGTTTTAAAGCTATTTTCCATTCTtcggaaagtgtgtgtgtgtttaatggaCTTCAGAGTTTAAACATGAATAAACGCCTAGAGCACAAGGTTGTTGTAAATAGAGAGAACACATCTGAATGACCTAATCCTATGTCAATGAAGAGTATCTGCTATTTATTCTTTATATCCCTGTAGTAAACGTGCAGCGCAGAATTAAAGTCAACCACTAAAACACGAGCCGGGTGGATTTTGTCTGGTTTTTGGTTTGGACGCAGAATCCAGGCTGGTTTCCCTCTCTGTTGGTCTGGCCGGTTTCTGGATTGTGTATTCCGAGCAGGACGGTTCTttatgggaaggggaggggtcccGGGCCCTGCTCCTCACTGGGTGTGTTACAAGAGACGCTGGGGGGGGTCTAACTTTGCCTGTGTGTTGGTGTCCTTGGATCGCCAGGCTCTGTGCCAGCGCCGCTTGTTCATAGACCTTATCCCCTCTCCCCATAGCCTCTAGCCCACACCCCGAAGGCTGCTCTCTGCAGAAGGGCAAACTCTCCCtggcagactctctctctcttttttaaaccgCTTGACATTTCATTTACAACGGGCCACGTGTCTTTCACACCTGCCATTGTGGTGGGACGCAGCTGAAACCGGAGCCGGGGGCTTTGGGGTTTGGAAAGCAGTAGACACGTTGCCTGCTCCTTTTTATGAACGGGAAACAATCCCACCTATCAATCGCATTAACCCTTTGGGCTcttgacacacacatacacccccccgGCTGCCTCCTGGTGACTTTGCAGGTGACCATTTCCAACAGCTGGGGATCGGaagaccccttcccctcccctcgccgTGGCATGGCCATTGCTTGGAAATTGACTTCACTTGTGGCTGACTTTTGAAAAGGTTATCAATCTGGGCAGCAAAAGGCGTGTATTGTCCCTCCCCCTATCTTTCCTATTGCAGAAGAATTGCTGGGCTATGAATGAGGGCTTATATTATCACAGAGCGCTGAAGGAAACGCCAGTCATGATGCTAGcgtacagggggtgggggtaccttttgtttttatatttctaTGGGGATCCCACTGAAAAGAGGTTTGGTCCTTCGGTTGTATTCTCTTTCTCTCAGGCGCTACCTCCCAGGTATCGTGATATTAACATGCTTTGGTCATTTCCCGTGGGGCGCCTTAGATTGTAACTTGATCCCCCAGACGTGTTTTAGTTTAATGGTCATGAAAACGCACGTGTTGGAAAGTTTTCACATCAGTACCGCGCATTGcctcgtgcccccccccccgacttttTATAACTCTTCTTGCTTCCGAAAGGCGCTGCCTGTCTCCCAGCCGCTGCGCTTCTGTTTGTGGTAGTGACTCGTCCATTACCCATGAAAATTTGCCATCTTCAGTCGTGTCTAAAGCAGGAAAGACGCGCTGCGGTACTTGAGCGGAGATATGTTCCTCCGTGCTCAATAAACTTCCTTGGTGGCTCTATGGGGCTCTCTCCGCGCAACTATTTGCCTTGTACGTGCTGGAAGACCCATCTCATAGATACCAACTGCAAAAACAAACCTCCCGCCTGCTCCTCTGACAGTGCAGAAAACGTTTTCCTTCTTTATCTCCCCCCGTTTTCGTTAAGTCTCGGGGAATCCACGCGAATTATTTCCAATTCTTTCAGCCCTGATTTCTGGAATTTTGTAGCTTTGCCATCTTCCAGTGCATATTATCTGTTATTCGGTGCTTTTCGCTATCAGCCTCTTTGTTGCTGCTTTCAATCgtgttggttttaaaaaaaaaaaaatcagatcttggGACATTTGGGGGGTATTCATTAACTTAGGGAGGAGGAACAGAAGCATTATTACTCAAATAGAAGGCACCCTGCCCCCAAGAGTATCTAAGGGTTCATTGTAAAAGGATTAAAAGTTAAAGACCTTCATCTTATGATTCTTTCATTTAATCTTCGTGGCGCCTGAAAGACATGCTGGATGGATGATCACATTTAAAATATTCCTAATGCCGGCTACCTTAGGACTCCAGGCAGGGCAAACAAACGTAATTTATTTCTAGAAGAAAGGGGATATTGAGATGTTTACGTTTCTGAACCACCATTACCATGTATGTTTGTTAGGTTCTGACAAATACCCAAATAACATTAAAATCAGCCATTCATCACACATGGATTTATGCAAAACTTGTTGTGCCTGGGGCCAATATTTTTTTAGACAGAGTttcacttgcaaaaaaa
Encoded here:
- the NOG gene encoding noggin, giving the protein MDHSQCLVTIYALVVLLGLRIEEGAGQHYLHIRPAPSDNLPLVDLIEHPDPIFDPKEKDLNETLLRSLMGGHFDPNFMAVSLPEDRLGVDDLGELDLLLRQRPSGAMPSDIKGLEFYEGLQPGKKHRLSKKLRRKLQMWLWSQTFCPVLYTWTDLGSRFWPRYVKVGSCYSKRSCSVPEGMLCKPAKSVHLTILRWRCQRRGGQRCTWIPIQYPIISECKCSC